In one Chionomys nivalis chromosome 13, mChiNiv1.1, whole genome shotgun sequence genomic region, the following are encoded:
- the Il9 gene encoding interleukin-9 has protein sequence MFVASILASALLFSSMGSVLSWKCSTTAGIRDTSFLIQKLKDDPASKCSCSTNVTSCLCLPVPSDDCTAPCFQEGLSQVNNATQKTVYSAFFIRVERTVESLKSNKCPFFSCENPCNQTTAGNTLSFLKSLQATFQKAGVLRRKQA, from the exons ATGTTTGTGGCCTCCATCCTTGCCTCTGCCCTGCTCTTCAGTTCTATGGGCTCTGTGCTGAGCTGGAAATGCAGTACCACTGCTGGGATCAGAGACACCAGCTTCCTTATCCAGAAGCTGAAG gatgaccctgcctcaaaatgcaGTTGCAGCACCAAC GTGACCAGCTGCTTGTGTCTTCCCGTCCCATCG GATGATTGTACCGCACCGTGCTTCCAGGAGGGATTGTCACAGGTGAACAATGCCACACAGAAAACAGTTTACTCAGCTTTTTTCATTCGGGTGGAAAGGACAGTTGAAAGCCtaaagagcaacaagtgtccg TTTTTCTCCTGTGAAAATCCATGCAACCAGACCACAGCAGGCAACACGCTGTCATTTTTGAAGAGTCTCCAGGCGACGTTCCAGAAGGCAGGGGTGCTAAGGCGGAAACAAGCATGA